ATGACTTTACCCCAGACCATGAGTTGCAAATGATTATGGCGTAGCAAATCCTTATTCAAGCGACGCCCCATCGCAATGGTTGCACGTTCGGGGAGGAAGCCCTTGCATTTTTCATGAAGCATGCCGCCGAGTGAGATGTCGTAGGTTAGTTTGTTGCGGACTGAGATTGCGTACTGTTCGAGCAAACGATCGTCGGGTGCGCCTTCTTCTCCTTCAATTGCCAGAGACAGAAGAATGAAGTCTTCGCCCATGCTCATATGATTGTTGATGAACATGTTTCCTGGTAGTTCCATGCCAGCGGTATAGCGATCGTTAACCAGTTTTGAAATAACCCTGCGAACGAGGGTGCGTTCCTCCTCTGTCATGTAATCGTAGAGGTAATCATAGTTAGAAAGATCACTATTGAAGAGGTGTCCGGAGGATTGGCGGTCACCATCGCTGGCAAATTCAACACTATCCTTTGCCAGTTCTTTGATTAACTCTGATCCACCTCGCTCGTAAACATCTCGATAGAATTCTCCACCAACTTTTTTCACTGAAGTACGAGAGTAGTAATACCAGTTGTCCCGGATAGGTTCCATCGTCGGATGCGTATTCATGAGATCCACCATTGGCTCGATGAACTTGGCACCAGCCACTAGTTTTTCAGCGGCTTTACGGCCTAGCTCCTTGTCGTCGGTTACCAGTGCTTGCAGGCCCATGCTCAGCATGTCGCCTTTTTGGGCCAAGGCCTGCACATCGTTCCAAATGATACGAAAATAGCGGTCGGCCTCGTCTCCTTTTGCAACCTGCTTTTTAATCCGCTCAATATCCTGTGGACTCATCAGCACACGAGGATGAACGCCAGGCGGTGGGATAGGCGTGAGCCGTTTCGAGTCAAACCCCTCTTCATCAGTTAGATAATGGTAAGGCACATCGGGTAGTGGGCCAATGTCCTCAGCGAGTTGACCACTCAGGACATATTCTGCGTCCGGTGTGAAGCGCCCTCGATATTCTTCTTGGGCGTTAAGTTGGGGCAGCGTTGAAACGAAGGCAATCGCGGCCAGGGGGATGGATTTCGAGATATTGTACATTAGCTCCTCAATGGATTTGGATTGGAAATACAATCCAATCTGCTTTTCTTTAAATTTAAAAGTAGTATGGACTGTATTATGCATTTTAAGCATCAGTCAAGCATCGAAGCAAAAACAGTGCGAAATGAGTCATCCCTTGGATCCCTATGAACCAAAATATCGGTTCACTTATGAGACGTTCTTTAAATTCTTAAGGGAGCTGAAGCGATTTAAAGTGTTCTAATTTTATATCAGCGACCGAATATGTGCATTCGAATCTCATCATTACCTGGGGATTCTACCATATCTCGCTTTTGACTTTTTGGTAGGCAAGCTATTGTCAAGCCAGACGAGTGCTGGGTCTGATGATCAGCTCAGCCTCAATGACTTCATGGACAGGGCTGCTGCGGTGGCCTTCAATTTCATCGAGTAGCAGTTTTACTGCATGGGCACCAATTCGTTCGAAATGTTGTTCAACACTGGTGATGCCCAGTTCCTGGGCGACGACAGTGTTATCAAATGAGGCTATTGCAAGGTCTTCCGGGACTCCGATTTTATTGCGGAGGCAGGCGCGAACAATACTCAAAGCTACACGGTCAGTGACACAGAAAACGGCATCCAGTTTTTTCAATACTGCCACGACATCCTGTGGCGCTTCATCAACATGTGCATCCGACACCAATATGGGAGACATTGGCTTTAGGCCACTTACCTTCATACTTCGCTCATATTGCTGGTAACGGCGCGTGCTGTAATGACTGTCCAACGCTGATTCACTGGTGACGTAACCAATCTTTTTGTGCCCAGTTCCGATGAGGTGAGTCATGACATCGGATGTTGGTGCTCCATCGGCATTGGTTACTGTCGTGCTGTTAGTGAATTGCTGAAACTCCAACAGAGGTGTGATCACGTAAGGGATCTTTGCATCATCAAGGACTTTGATGGTCTCTGCTGTTTCACTCAGATCTTCATCTGGCCAGAGAATGAAGCCATCGACCTGTTCGCGTTCGATAAGCTTCTGGATTCGAGGTAATGTATGCGGACTTTGTGGCCCATAATTTTCAATCAAAAGGGATTGTCCGAATTCACGGCTTGCATCCTGGATGCCCTGCGCGAGAGTCGTCCCCAGAGGGCCGAGACTTGAGATGACCGCCCCGATGGTGTGGGCTCTCGGGCGCTTGAGCCGGGTAATGAATGAACCTTTACCTGGAATGGCAATGACGCAACCGTCTTCCTTGAGCAGGTCCAGTGCTTTTTGCATTGTAACCGGCGTAACCGAGAATTCTTTTGCCATCATCGGAACGCTGGGGAGCCGATGTGTGATTTCGCCTGACATGATACGATTTTTAATCGTTCGCGCAATGGCGTAGTATTTGTTTGGGCGCGCTTCAGGCGGGGCAATATTTAAATCATGTTCCATAGGTCTCTTGGGCACTTCAATGTATTATAAATTTGCTTCTTCATGTGTAATTCCCAGATTGCGGCATGCTGATGGCACTCCCATTGAAAACACAATCAACGGCTTAGTGGATCCATTGAAGTTATTTATAGCTATACCCGTCAGACTCTACCTAATGCAATATAAATCTCAATGCGCATTATATATTAGCCTAGATTGCAGCTCTATGGGTGTTTTACGCAAAGTGCTCAAAAATACGCTTTGAACTTTTCCGTAATGATGATGCCTGGAATGTTTTAGCTCTTTAAATCTCTTACCTAGACAAAAAGATCGTTTATTTGTTTGATTTTACATCTATTATATGGTTTTATATAGTCAAGAGTGAGAATATAGGAGGTTAGCGCTGAAGTGCGTTTGCCTTTTTGGCAATCAAATGATATGTATAAACCACCCCTTAATAATGCCGCCGGCATGAATATTTCTACAAAGCCCCACAGCAGTCTTAACAAACCCAATATCGTTTCTGGTCGATCGGGGTTTGCTCTCGTCGTTAGTCTGGTCTTAATGGGAATGATCGTTGCCCTTCTGGCTGGCCTATCCCTCCTCGTAACAGTCGAGAGCCAAACAGCCGGTGTTACCCAATCACAAGAGCAAGCACGACAAAATGCACTTCTCGGCCTCCAAGAGGCGATCGGAGAACTCCAACGCTACGCTGGCCCAGACCAACGCGTGACTGCGAGGGCAGATATTTTATCAGTTCATAATGCGCCAGGTGCTGGAGGTGTCAATGCCCCACTAGCTGGAACTGAACTTTGGACAGGTGTTTGGTATACTGCGGATGAAAATGATCCAGATAGAGAATTGGATTCAGGAGGTGGCGATGATCTAAGGAATTGGAGTTATACTGGCAATGGTCCGACTTGGCTGATATCTGGCGTTAACTCCGATCCGACGAGCACTGCACTTGATACAAGTAACTCTGTGCTCATGGAATCGTACACATTTGAAGATGATACTGGTGCCCCAGTATCAAATGATGTGCGTGCTCCATTGGTTGATATTGAAACTACTTCTGGTTCGACTGGACGCTATGCTTATTGGGTCGATGATGAGGGCGTTAAAGCGAGAGCTGATTTGGTCAATCCATGGGCTGATGCAAATGCAAATACCGATTGGATTAGGAATCAGTTGAATTTTATGACAGCACAACGTTCTGCAGTTGAGCGTATGCCTGATTTGGCAGGTGTTGCTCCGAATACAGGGGATTTTAGCAAGTTACATGATCTGTCTGCTGTTGGATCATATCTGGGGCTAAGTGACACTGCATGGGAAGCTGCAGAAGCACGCCTTGTCGATGATGTTTCATTCAACTCTAAGTCTGTCTTGTCTGACACGCGCTTCGGAGGGTTGCGTAAGGATTTGACTGCTGCATTTGCAGACCCGAATTGGCGTGCTGGTGATTCTTCAACTGGGGATATCAGTAAAGTTGTTTTTACAGTCAAGAATGATTCTGGTCAGACAATTTGGGGTCCTCGCTGGGATCATTTGCGAGTGTATCATGATATGTACAAGCCTATTTACTGGGCAACAATGAGTGGTGAAACAGAACAGGATGCCAGTAAGTCCAGAGGGCCATTACAGCCTGATGGAGAAACAATGTTACTCAAGCTTGGCACGATTTTTCGTAGTGGATCTTCTCAAATCAAGGGAGATAGCTTAACCTCAGCTCAAGTGACATCTGCTTCAACTGTGGAAAGGGCGGATGTGCTTCACGCACCGTTGCGTCCAGTATTACTTCGTTATGGCACCTCATATGGCTTAACTGCTAGAGAAGTCGCAGGAAGTGACCCTCTTGATCTGGATTACGAACTGTACCTCCAGTTTTTTCCTGAAATTGTGCTGTGGAACCCTCATAATATCTCTGTTAGAAGTGGTGCATGGAGTCTTGATGGGAATATCTTTGATGCTGTCCATGACGCTGATAACGAGAAATTTTTGATTAAAGCAGATAATTCATCAGTTTGGAATTCTGAGAGGGTTGTGCCTAGCGAAAGTACTGAAAAAGAATTCAAGCCAATAATTGAAACAGCCTCAAATGTTGTTATGCAACCTGGTGAAGTAGTTCGATTTTCTTTACTGAATACTCAAGATTGGGCCAATATAAATGGCAGAAATATAATTCTATACCCAAGTGCTAATGTCGATGCGCGCATTGAGGCTAAGATTGACAATGAGTCAGGTGTCGCAATTAAAGGGGGATCTGTAATAGACTATGATTTAGGAGAGTATGTGAGGACAAATAATTCTCATCCTGATTATTGGGACTACATGCCTACTGAGTATTCATTAAGTTCTTTACAATTCTCTGGAGGAAAGTCGCGTATATATGATGGGCAGTCTGGAGCGAGTAATGAAGTCGGCTTTAAAACAGATAACCAATCGATTTACAATCAGTCAGATCGCCCGACAAGGGCTCTCAATACATTACTATTATACACAGAACCAGGTGTTCGACCTGTTGGCAGAAATGCTAGTGATTTAGTTGGGCAGCGACAAAAAGTTTTTGGTTTTCGTTTTTCTCGTTCAACCGCTGAGACTGAGCATGGCGCCGCATTTCCGAGTTTTACCCTTACCAATAGCGACTATGCAACTATAGGTGGATTCTCTAAGGATGGTGTAATAACGACAGATGATATCAATGCGGGCACTAAGACACTGGCTTTGGGGTGGGAGGCAACTGTAGCTGAGGCAGATCAACAAGACTTAGGGGATGAGTGGAATATCGAAACCGCTGGTAATCAGGCGTTTTATGGGGACTCCTATTCGATAAGTAATGGATCTACTCGAGTTATATTGAAAGATGTTCCGCGGCAGCCAATGGTCTCAATTGGTCAGTTTGCGAACATGAATATGAATTGGTACCTTGAGATGCAGAATTCCCCAGTGGGCAATAGTGTGCCTGCGATGCTTGTTCCAAGAGATGAGAAGGTTGATGGTAGCTATGCCGACTACAGTTACTTAATGAATGAACAGTTATTTGATACTTATTTCTTCTCGACCGTTCCCTCTACTGACTTGGACATGACTGCCTATCCTCCATTTGCAAATTTCAATGATGATTACATCGATCAAGGACTCCCTCTGCCCAATAGTAGGTTTAGTTATTATACATCCTCTGACCCAACTGTGTCTAATGTGAGTGAACTACGTAATGTAGATACGGCAGCGGCACATTTACTCCTTAATGGTGGATTCAATATCAATTCTACGTCGGTTGAGGCATGGAAGGCATTGTTATCCAGTCTCAGTCAGCAAGACATGAGCTACGTTGATTCAAACGGAAATGTTCAAACAGTGAATAGTGCGAGTACGGGCAATCCAATTCCACGTATGGATCTGCCAAGAGATGAACCATACATAACCGGTTCAGGAAGTAAGACTTGGAGTAGTACGCGTAGTTTAACGGATGATGAAGTGGATCTTCTTGCAAGAGCTATTGTTGACCAGGTCAAACTTCGTGGGCCATTTCTTGGAGTGAGCGATTTTGTGAATCGAAGGCTGGAGAAGGCTGGTGATCCAGATGACTTTTCCTGGAGAGGAGCGATTGATGAAGCCATTGAGCAGTCGGGAATTAATAATGGTATAGCGACGCAGACACAGCAGTGGACAAGTGATTTTGGGAATTGGTCAGTAGACGAAGATATGAAAGCAGGGCATGGGCAACCATCGTGGTTAACTCAAGCTGATTTTTTCAAAGTCTTTGCGCCTGTTCTTACTGCACGATCAGACACCTTTCGCATTCGTAGTTATGGTGAAACAGTTGACCCATTAACTGGAAATACTAGAGGAATGGCTTGGTGTGAAGCAATTGTGCAACGGGTGCCGAACTTTATAAATTCTGGCGATGCTGCTGAGACGCCACTTGCAAATTTAACTGAAGTCGAAAACCAACAATTTGGCAGGCGTTTTGAAATAGTATCATTTCGCTGGTTGAAAGAAAGTGAGATTTAGAACATAAACAGTATGCGAGTTATTGCCATTTGGTTTTTAGGGCTTTTCTTCGGCATAGGAAGCATCCATGCGCAGGAAAATACTATGAGTATTAGCTTTTCCACGCTTAGTTGGCGTGGGAAAATTGATGGCATCTATTACTACGACCAGGGGAAGCGAATAAATGTCGAAGCTAACCCTTACAGTAGCTCATCAGGTTACAGTTATACTGGTCCAAGTGTTTTAGTTTTTTATAAGCAAGGCACTAACGCACTGGGAGAGAGCATTGATGTACCAGTTGCTTCTGTTAAAGGCCTGAAAATAATGAAGTCTCCATTATTGGTCATTATCCCTGATGATGATAAAATGGAAATTATTGCATTCCCAGATGATGTTGAAGATTTTAAAGCAGGTGAGTACCGATTTATCAATCTAACATCAGACCCTATTGCAGCCAAGATAGGTAATACATCTTTATTCCTTGAGCCATATAAGCACGAGACAGTTCTGCCCGATATTCCAAATGAACAATCGAGTCTTCCTTTGCAAGTAGCCGTAGAAGAAGAAGACAAGGGGGAGTGGAAATTGGCGTATTCTGTTGGCTGGGGGCATGAGCCGGATAATCGCATTCGTGTGTTTGTTTATCGTAATCCTACTGGAAAGATACGTGTTAGGCGAATAGAGGAACATCGAAGCAAATTCGAATAAGTCATAGACTGTTATAATTTTTCACTTTGGAGTTATTGCTAGACTTTAAGATTTTGATATGGATTCATGTTTATGCATTTTTATAGGAAAATAGGCAGATTAATATAATGTTGAAATACACAAATCCGATTATCCCTGGCTTTTATCCGGATCCGAGCATATGTCGAGTAGGGGAAGCTTTTTATTTGGTCACGAGTACCTTTGAGTGGTTTCCTAGTGTGCCGGTTTTTCATAGTAAGGATCTGGTTAACTGGACACAATTGGGGCATTGTCTGACGCGAAAGAGTCAATTGAATCTGGATGGTGCGAAAAGCTCTGGTGGAATTTATGCTCCAACAATTCGTCATCATAATGGGAGATTCTACATGGTTACGACGGATACTACGGGGATTCGTAACTTCATTGTGCACACCGATGATCCAGCTGGACCGTGGTCTGAACCGATTAAAGTAGCACAAGGCGGAATTGATCCATCACTTTTTTTTGATGATGACGGTAAAGTCTATTTTACTGCTAATGCACTTTGGTGTGAAGGGCTTGAGCGTGGTTTGCATTTATGGGAAATTAACGTTGATACAGGTGAGGTGGTTGATGATGAACCTGTATTTTTATGGAGCGGAACTGGTGGGAAGTATCCAGAAGCTCCACACATCTATAAACGCAGTGGCTGGTACTATCTGATTATTGCTGAAGGCGGAACTGAATTTGGTCATATGATTTCTGTTGCTCGTTCGCGTTCACCGAAAGGTCCGTACGAATCATGCCCGAATAATCCGATACTTTCACACCGTTGCTCAGCTAATCCCATTCAGTCAACCGGACATGGCGATTTATTCGAAGACTCGCAAGGCAACTGGTGGGTTGTTTTTCTCGGGGTTCGGCATTGCAGCTACCCTTTAGTGCATCATCTGGGGCGTGAAACTTATCTGGCTCCAGTCAGTTGGAGTGACGATGGCTGGCCCGTTATTAATGATGGTAAGTTGGTGGATCTAGAGATGAATGTAGAGCGCGATTTGCCTCTTAGCGAAAAGACGCTAGTTCCGGTGCGCGATGATTTCGATACAAATACATTGGCGCTTACCTGGAATTTTCGTCGTAATCCGGTTGAAGAATCATGGAGTTTGAGTGAACGTCCTGGATGGCTGAGATTAGCTTGCTTGCCTGGTTCTTTGAATGGGATTGGCGGAACAGCCTTATTGGCCCGGCGGTTGCAGCATTTTTATGCCAGAATAGAAACAGCAATCGAGTTTTTTCCAGAAGACGATTATGCCGAAGCAGGTTTAACGGCAATAATGAATGAACGTCATCACTGTGAGGCAGCGCTTACCCGAAGGCATGGAAAAAAGGTAATCATTATGCGCAAACGTTGCGCCTCAATGGTGACTGAGAATGTCGTTGAATGGAACTGCAAGGGGGTTATTTGCCTAAAAATTCAGGCTGAAGAAGACTTGCTGTCGTTCTTTGCGGTTGGCGAAGATGGTGAATCGGTCGATTTGGGACAAATGGAAACACGTCTACTTTCAACAGAGATGGCAGGCGGTTTTACCGGATTGTATGTCGGTGTTTATGCGACCTCAAACGGAGAGCCGAGTCAAAATGCTGCCTACTTCGATTGGTTTGATTATGAGCCTGAGAATCACCGCCGTGAATGGGACCGCTCACTCGAACCCGTTACCAAAAAACCCGAGGATAACTAATTACATTTTTTATGAACCTAGGAGTAACTAAAGAAAAACGAATCAAGGCAGCCCTTGTTGGGTTGGGTTTTGGACGACAAGTCTTGAAGCCGATGATCTTGGAAGGGCTAGCGAGTAAGTATTTTGATTGTGTTGCCGTATGCGACGCCAATGAAGAGCGCACAAAGCTAACGGCCGAGGAGCATGGATTGCGTGGTTATACGGATCTGGATGAATTGCTGAAAGATGAAGAGATCCGAGTAATAATATTGATCACAGGACCAAATGGGCGTGCCGATTTGATTACAAAGATTATCGAGAGTGGGCGCGATGTCATGACGACAAAGCCTTTCGAGCAAGATGCTGATGCGGCTCTACGGGTTTTTAAGCGAGCCAAGGAACTTGGTCGAGTCATTCACATGAATTCTCCAAGCCTTACACCCTCACGTGATATTCAGACGATTCGCCAATGGCAGGAGAAATACAATCTGGGGCAGCTCTGTGCTGGGCGTTGGGAAGGTTGGTACAAAGTTGTCGAGAAGGCCGATGGCTCCTGGTATGACGACCCGGATACATGTCCGGCTGCTCCGTTATTCCGTCTGGGAATATACGGATTAAATGATATGGCTTTGTTGTTTGGTGAAGCTGAGTATGTGCAGGTTCAGCAGTCACGTTTTTTTACAGGACGTCCGACTCCGGACCTTGCCCAAATGAATATCAAATTCAAAAGCGGAGCATTGTTTTCAATGCTTGGCGGGTGGTGCATTGAACCATGGCGTGGTGTTTGCGGACTTACACTTTTCCATGAGCATGGAACCATTGTTCGTGATGTGGACTGGCCTTCCTATGCAGCGGGCAAAGAACGAATTACGCTCAAAGTATTCACACCCGAGTCAGGGTTTGGCCAGCCAGTCGAGTGCATTGCCTTGGACGATGAAGATTCCAGCTCATCCTATCGCTGGGATTTATTTTACGAAGCGATTCATGGTAAAGAGTTTGAAGCACAAGCCACGCCGGAATCCATTGCATCGGCTATCCGTATTGTGAATGCAATGCGCGTTGCTGCGAAGTCCGGTGATCAAGTTGCCGTTGTATAATTTCAGAATCAGATTTTCTAATTTCACTTTTGAACTGTAATCTTATGTATCGAACATTCCTTGGTCATTTGCTTTCAAAAAATTTATCTCAGTTACTATGTACGTTAGTTCTGGTGCAATGCCATTTGTTATTCGGTGATGCTTCAAAGCATGAGTACCGCGGCAAGTTCACTCCGGATGCTGACTATGTACTCAGTGGTCAGTTGGCAATGGATTTGCCGGATCTGCCACAGGTCCCATTTCGTTTTATTACGGATGCAGAAGGTTTTCAATCCAGTCGCTTGTCTGCAGTTCCTGAGCCCGGCGTGCATCCACGGATCATTCTGAGCCCTTCGGATATTGAGCTGATTCGCAAACGCGTTCAGTCGTTAGACAGTCAGGGTAATGTTTTCAAGGTCAGCTGGCGGGATGCTCAGAACAAAGCGACTCTGGAGCCAGGCAAGCAAGGTTACAACGGCGCACCTTGGGCAGGCATTAGTCCGATTGCGGCACGTGCGCTCGTTGCATCTTTGACTGATAATGATAAGATGGGGCGTGAAGCGGCAGAGATGACCGTCAAGCATGCGGAGTTTCTTGAGCCACGTGTTGATATCCT
The Rubellicoccus peritrichatus DNA segment above includes these coding regions:
- a CDS encoding glycoside hydrolase family 43 protein; the protein is MLKYTNPIIPGFYPDPSICRVGEAFYLVTSTFEWFPSVPVFHSKDLVNWTQLGHCLTRKSQLNLDGAKSSGGIYAPTIRHHNGRFYMVTTDTTGIRNFIVHTDDPAGPWSEPIKVAQGGIDPSLFFDDDGKVYFTANALWCEGLERGLHLWEINVDTGEVVDDEPVFLWSGTGGKYPEAPHIYKRSGWYYLIIAEGGTEFGHMISVARSRSPKGPYESCPNNPILSHRCSANPIQSTGHGDLFEDSQGNWWVVFLGVRHCSYPLVHHLGRETYLAPVSWSDDGWPVINDGKLVDLEMNVERDLPLSEKTLVPVRDDFDTNTLALTWNFRRNPVEESWSLSERPGWLRLACLPGSLNGIGGTALLARRLQHFYARIETAIEFFPEDDYAEAGLTAIMNERHHCEAALTRRHGKKVIIMRKRCASMVTENVVEWNCKGVICLKIQAEEDLLSFFAVGEDGESVDLGQMETRLLSTEMAGGFTGLYVGVYATSNGEPSQNAAYFDWFDYEPENHRREWDRSLEPVTKKPEDN
- a CDS encoding GntR family transcriptional regulator, giving the protein MEHDLNIAPPEARPNKYYAIARTIKNRIMSGEITHRLPSVPMMAKEFSVTPVTMQKALDLLKEDGCVIAIPGKGSFITRLKRPRAHTIGAVISSLGPLGTTLAQGIQDASREFGQSLLIENYGPQSPHTLPRIQKLIEREQVDGFILWPDEDLSETAETIKVLDDAKIPYVITPLLEFQQFTNSTTVTNADGAPTSDVMTHLIGTGHKKIGYVTSESALDSHYSTRRYQQYERSMKVSGLKPMSPILVSDAHVDEAPQDVVAVLKKLDAVFCVTDRVALSIVRACLRNKIGVPEDLAIASFDNTVVAQELGITSVEQHFERIGAHAVKLLLDEIEGHRSSPVHEVIEAELIIRPSTRLA
- a CDS encoding Gfo/Idh/MocA family oxidoreductase is translated as MNLGVTKEKRIKAALVGLGFGRQVLKPMILEGLASKYFDCVAVCDANEERTKLTAEEHGLRGYTDLDELLKDEEIRVIILITGPNGRADLITKIIESGRDVMTTKPFEQDADAALRVFKRAKELGRVIHMNSPSLTPSRDIQTIRQWQEKYNLGQLCAGRWEGWYKVVEKADGSWYDDPDTCPAAPLFRLGIYGLNDMALLFGEAEYVQVQQSRFFTGRPTPDLAQMNIKFKSGALFSMLGGWCIEPWRGVCGLTLFHEHGTIVRDVDWPSYAAGKERITLKVFTPESGFGQPVECIALDDEDSSSSYRWDLFYEAIHGKEFEAQATPESIASAIRIVNAMRVAAKSGDQVAVV